Within the Butyrivibrio sp. AE3004 genome, the region AAATGCATGCTTATAACTCCCAATATTCCTGAGGCTGAGATCTTGTCGCAGATGAAAATATCGTCTAAAGAGGATATGGAAAATGCGGCAAAGAAACTATCTTCGGAGTTTTTATGCAGCGTGCTTATAAAGGGAGGACACAGCTGCTTTGACGAAGCGGGAAAAGCTACGGATTTACTGTGCCTGATCCGGGGTGGTGAAGTGCCGGAATACATTTGGATGAGCGGTAACAGGTTAAATAACCCCAACACGCATGGGACCGGCTGCACACTTTCAAGTGCCATAGCAAGTAATCTGGCAAAAGGAAAAAAACTCGAAACATCTGTCAGAAAAGCCAAAGAATATATAGAAAGATGTATAGGCATGGAACTTGATCTGGGAAAAGGAAGAGGCCCTCTTTTCCATAACGTGCAGATGCACATATCAGTTAACTTTAGTGATGGGGATTTGGCTTAAACATGATATTTAGAAAAAACAATTAAAGGAGATATGTATAAATGAGAAACTACGCAACACAGATGGAAGCTGCCAGAAAAGGAATAATAACTCCCGAAATGGAGAAGGTTGCAAGGGAAGAATACAGAACGGCTGAGGAAATAAGAGACCTTGTAGCAAAAGGACAGGTGGCAATCTGTGCCAACAAAAATCACAAGTGTCTTCAGGCAAAGGGTGTAGGCTCAATGCTTAAGACAAAGATAAATGTAAATCTTGGAGTTTCAAGAGACTGCAAGGACTACAATATAGAAATGGAAAAAGTGATGGCAGCTGTAAATATGGGCGCTGATGCGATCATGGATTTATCTTCCCACGGAAATACTCAGCCTTTTAGACAAAAACTGGTAAATGAATGTCCGGTAATGCTCGGAACAGTTCCTGTATATGATAGTGTTATTCATTATCAAAGAGACCTGTCAGAGCTTACGGCAAAGGATTTTATAGATGTTGTAAGACTTCATGCAAAGGACGGAGTTGACTTTGTGACTCTTCACTGTGGAATTACCAGAAAAACCATAGATCAGATAAAGAAACACAAGAGAAAAATGAATATCGTTTCAAGAGGCGGTTCACTTGTGTTTGCATGGATGAGCATGACAGGTGAAGAGAATCCTTTTTACGAATATTATGACGAAATTCTTGATATCTGCAGAGAATATGATGTTACGGTTTCGCTTGGTGATGCATGCAGACCCGGATGCCTTGCGGATGCCAGTGATGTATGTCAGATAGAAGAGCTTGTAAGGCTGGGTGAACTCACAAAAAGAGCCTGGGAGAAGGATGTTCAGGTAATGGTTGAAGGTCCCGGACACATGCCTATGGATCAGATTGAGGCAAATATGAAGATGCAGCAGACTATATGCATGGGCGCACCTTTTTATGTACTTGGCCCTCTTGTTACGGATATTGCACCGGGATACGATCACATCACATCTGCAATAGGTGGTGCAATTGCAGGAGCTGCGGGTGCAGCTTTCCTTTGTTATGTTACACCTGCAGAGCATCTTGCTCTTCCAAATGTCAGTGACGTTAAGCAGGGAATAATTGCCTCAAGAATTGCGGCTCACGCAGCTGATATTGCAAAGAAAATTCCTCATGCGATGGATATCGATAATCAGATGGCGGATGCAAGAAAAGAATTTGATTGGGAGAAGCAGTGGGAATGCGCTATTGACCCGGAAACAGCAAAATCAATCCGGGATGACAGATCACCCGAATTTGATGATACCTGCTCAATGTGCGGTAAATTCTGTGCTGTTCGCAGTATGAATAAAGCCCTTGCGGGAGAGCATATAGATATTTTATAAATACTGTTCTCCTTGATGGACATTTGTTGGACAGAACTGTTTAAGATATTGGCTGTAAGATGATTCTGTCTATAGACAGGTCGAAGTTGGAGGGGAAATTTATGAAAACAAATTCTTTGGAGAAAGCAATGATTATTGCTGCTATTACAGCAATGGCAGCAACTATTTTTGCAGGCTGCGGCAACAAAGAAAGAACAAACAGTGTGGCAGACGGTGTTTCTAATATGCAGGAGGCTGTACAGGCAACAATAGAAGAAGGTAATGTGGCAAAAACAGATGTTCCCGATGTCGAAAATGATGATAAGACATATTTCTATATTTTTTATGATGTAGATTACGGTCA harbors:
- the thiC gene encoding phosphomethylpyrimidine synthase ThiC; this encodes MRNYATQMEAARKGIITPEMEKVAREEYRTAEEIRDLVAKGQVAICANKNHKCLQAKGVGSMLKTKINVNLGVSRDCKDYNIEMEKVMAAVNMGADAIMDLSSHGNTQPFRQKLVNECPVMLGTVPVYDSVIHYQRDLSELTAKDFIDVVRLHAKDGVDFVTLHCGITRKTIDQIKKHKRKMNIVSRGGSLVFAWMSMTGEENPFYEYYDEILDICREYDVTVSLGDACRPGCLADASDVCQIEELVRLGELTKRAWEKDVQVMVEGPGHMPMDQIEANMKMQQTICMGAPFYVLGPLVTDIAPGYDHITSAIGGAIAGAAGAAFLCYVTPAEHLALPNVSDVKQGIIASRIAAHAADIAKKIPHAMDIDNQMADARKEFDWEKQWECAIDPETAKSIRDDRSPEFDDTCSMCGKFCAVRSMNKALAGEHIDIL
- the thiD gene encoding bifunctional hydroxymethylpyrimidine kinase/phosphomethylpyrimidine kinase, whose product is MKQKTVLTIAGSDPSGGAGIQADLKTMEAHDVFGMSVITALTAQNTMGVSGIMQVPKEFIIKQTDAVCSDILPDAVKIGMLPDVSAMEAVNEMIDKYELKNVVLDPVLSSTSGTEFSRKEALDYLKNRLFCKCMLITPNIPEAEILSQMKISSKEDMENAAKKLSSEFLCSVLIKGGHSCFDEAGKATDLLCLIRGGEVPEYIWMSGNRLNNPNTHGTGCTLSSAIASNLAKGKKLETSVRKAKEYIERCIGMELDLGKGRGPLFHNVQMHISVNFSDGDLA